In one window of Halococcus salifodinae DSM 8989 DNA:
- a CDS encoding toxin-antitoxin system TumE family protein gives MSGPLELNRAVPGGRVEMFAILDASYPGGWFYRFQYYHPEDGEILRYDNAHDDETLGNHHRHVADGEDTALAFQSLVAHVSLFFTEIARITEETTND, from the coding sequence ATGTCGGGACCACTCGAACTCAACCGTGCCGTTCCGGGTGGGCGCGTCGAGATGTTCGCTATTCTCGATGCGAGCTATCCCGGCGGGTGGTTCTACCGCTTCCAATACTACCACCCCGAAGACGGCGAAATTTTGCGCTACGACAACGCTCACGACGATGAAACACTCGGCAACCACCATCGACACGTCGCCGACGGCGAGGATACTGCTCTCGCGTTTCAGAGTCTCGTCGCGCACGTTAGCCTGTTCTTCACTGAAATAGCGCGCATCACCGAGGAGACAACCAATGACTGA